The Paenibacillus macerans genome includes a window with the following:
- the lpdA gene encoding dihydrolipoyl dehydrogenase: MAIQCDVAILGGGTGGYIAAIRAAQLGKEVVIIEQDKLGGTCLHRGCIPSKALLRSAELYAQMKESAAFGIETSGLTLVFPKVQERKGQIVEQLHKGVQYLMRKHNIKVIQGRGRVTGPSIFSPKSGAVAVELANGEMETVVPANLIIATGSRPRTLPGLVPDGKHVLSSDEALVLEELPGSMIIVGGGVIGVEWASLLSDFGVEVTIVEAADQLLPAEDEDVARELRKQLEKRGVKVLTGVKVDPESCEIQEGQVHIAALQGEKPLRLQADKLLLSIGRQANVENIGLENTDIGLDRGFIRVNENMQTTEPHIYAIGDCIGGLQLAHAASHEGLTAVHHLAGESSHAYHASQVPRCVYTRPEVASVGLTAKEAKAKGYEVKEGKVPFSAIGKALVQGESGGFVKMIADARTNDILGVHMIGPHVTELISQAALAQLLDATPWEIGQAVFAHPTLSEIIGEAALVVEGNSLSL; the protein is encoded by the coding sequence ATGGCAATCCAATGTGATGTGGCGATTTTAGGAGGGGGCACGGGAGGTTATATTGCCGCGATTCGCGCTGCCCAACTCGGCAAGGAGGTCGTAATTATCGAACAGGACAAGCTTGGCGGAACCTGCCTGCACCGCGGCTGCATTCCGAGCAAGGCGCTGCTGCGGAGCGCGGAGCTGTATGCGCAAATGAAGGAGAGCGCCGCTTTCGGCATTGAGACGAGCGGACTGACATTGGTGTTTCCCAAAGTGCAGGAAAGAAAAGGGCAAATCGTCGAGCAGCTGCACAAAGGTGTTCAATATTTAATGCGGAAGCATAATATCAAGGTGATTCAGGGCAGGGGCAGGGTCACCGGTCCTTCGATCTTTTCTCCGAAAAGCGGGGCGGTTGCCGTGGAGCTGGCGAATGGTGAAATGGAGACGGTCGTCCCGGCCAATCTGATCATCGCCACCGGTTCGCGGCCGCGTACACTGCCCGGTCTGGTTCCCGACGGAAAGCATGTGCTTAGCAGCGACGAGGCGCTCGTGTTGGAGGAGCTTCCGGGTTCGATGATCATCGTCGGCGGCGGGGTGATCGGTGTCGAATGGGCTTCCCTGCTGAGCGATTTCGGGGTGGAAGTCACGATCGTGGAAGCGGCGGATCAGCTGCTCCCGGCGGAGGACGAGGATGTGGCCCGCGAACTGCGCAAGCAGTTGGAGAAGCGGGGCGTAAAAGTGCTGACCGGGGTGAAGGTGGATCCCGAATCCTGCGAGATTCAGGAGGGGCAGGTACATATAGCGGCACTGCAGGGAGAAAAGCCGCTGCGGCTGCAGGCGGACAAGCTGCTGCTTTCGATCGGCCGGCAGGCGAACGTGGAGAACATCGGGTTGGAAAATACCGACATTGGTTTAGACCGGGGCTTCATCCGGGTAAATGAAAATATGCAGACGACGGAACCGCATATTTACGCGATCGGCGATTGCATCGGCGGTTTGCAGCTGGCCCATGCCGCAAGCCATGAGGGGCTGACGGCCGTGCATCACTTGGCCGGAGAGAGCTCGCATGCTTATCACGCCTCCCAAGTGCCGCGCTGCGTCTATACCCGCCCGGAGGTCGCTTCAGTGGGGCTTACGGCCAAAGAGGCCAAAGCCAAAGGATATGAAGTGAAGGAGGGCAAAGTTCCATTTTCGGCGATCGGGAAAGCGCTGGTGCAGGGGGAAAGCGGAGGGTTCGTCAAAATGATCGCCGATGCTCGCACGAACGACATTTTGGGCGTTCACATGATCGGTCCGCATGTCACCGAGCTGATCAGCCAGGCTGCGCTTGCGCAGCTGCTTGACGCGACACCGTGGGAAATCGGACAAGCGGTGTTTGCCCATCCGACGCTCTCGGAAATTATCGGGGAAGCGGCCTTGGTTGTCGAAGGAAACTCGCTTTCTTTATAG
- a CDS encoding thiamine pyrophosphate-dependent dehydrogenase E1 component subunit alpha — MNAKSSVQTKPQHEQLGLSDTEVVEMYKYMVLARKFDERCLLLQRAGKINFHVSGIGQETAQVAAAFALDRQHDYFLPYYRDYGFVMAVGMTLEELMLSAFAKAGDPNSGGRQMPGHFGSKRLRIVTGSSPVTTQVPHAVGFALAAKMQKKTSVSYVTFGEGSSNQGDFHEGLNFAGVQKLPVIFLCENNQYAISVPIKKQLGGRVVDRAQGYGFPGIRVDGNDALEVYRIVKEARERAVSGEGPTLIEAMMYRLSPHSTSDNDLAYRTKEEVDKNWKKDGIPKMKSYLIEHGLWSEEREEALLKDIQQQLKDALKAAEDAPYPKPEDTLLHVYASEGEV; from the coding sequence ATGAACGCCAAAAGTTCAGTGCAAACCAAACCGCAACATGAGCAACTCGGATTGTCGGACACGGAAGTCGTCGAGATGTACAAATACATGGTGCTCGCGCGCAAATTCGATGAGCGCTGTCTGCTGCTGCAGCGGGCGGGGAAAATCAATTTTCATGTCTCCGGCATCGGGCAGGAAACGGCTCAGGTTGCCGCAGCGTTTGCGCTTGACCGGCAGCATGATTACTTTTTGCCCTATTACCGCGACTACGGCTTTGTAATGGCGGTAGGCATGACGTTGGAGGAACTGATGCTGTCGGCGTTCGCCAAAGCGGGCGACCCGAACAGCGGCGGACGGCAAATGCCGGGTCACTTCGGCAGCAAGCGGCTGCGCATCGTGACGGGCTCCAGCCCGGTAACGACGCAGGTCCCGCATGCCGTCGGCTTTGCTTTGGCCGCCAAAATGCAAAAAAAGACGAGCGTTTCGTACGTAACGTTTGGGGAAGGCTCCAGCAACCAGGGCGACTTCCACGAAGGCCTGAACTTTGCCGGCGTTCAGAAGCTGCCGGTCATCTTCCTGTGCGAAAACAACCAATACGCCATCTCGGTGCCGATCAAGAAGCAGCTTGGCGGCCGGGTGGTCGACCGGGCCCAGGGCTACGGCTTTCCGGGCATCCGGGTCGACGGCAACGACGCCCTTGAGGTTTACCGCATCGTGAAGGAGGCCAGGGAGCGGGCCGTTAGCGGAGAGGGGCCGACGTTGATCGAAGCGATGATGTACCGTTTGTCCCCGCACTCCACTTCGGATAACGATCTGGCTTACCGGACGAAAGAAGAAGTCGATAAGAACTGGAAAAAGGACGGCATCCCGAAAATGAAATCCTATCTGATCGAACACGGCTTATGGAGTGAGGAACGCGAAGAAGCGCTGCTTAAGGATATCCAGCAGCAGCTAAAGGACGCGCTGAAGGCGGCGGAAGACGCGCCGTACCCGAAACCGGAGGATACGCTGCTGCACGTGTACGCCAGCGAAGGAGAGGTGTAA
- a CDS encoding alpha-ketoacid dehydrogenase subunit beta, producing MPVMEYIDAIRLAMKEEMERDESVFVLGEDVGVKGGVFTTTKGLQEQFGEMRVIDTPLAESAIAGVAIGAAMYGMKPIAEMQYSDFMLPATNQIISEAAKIRYRSNNDWNCPVVVRAPIGGGIFGGLYHSQCPESIFFGTPGLKIVAPYSAYDAKGLLKAAIRDPDPVLFFENKKCYKLIKEDVPEDDYIVPIGQAKVLREGTDITVIGYSLPLHFAMQAAAELEAEQGISAHILDLRTLQPLDREAIIAAARKTGKVLIVHEDNKTGGIGAEVAAIVSEECLFELDAPIGRLCGPDVPAMPISPPMEKFFMLSKDKVKEAMLQLALY from the coding sequence ATGCCGGTAATGGAATATATCGACGCGATTCGTCTGGCGATGAAAGAGGAAATGGAGCGCGACGAAAGCGTGTTTGTGTTAGGGGAAGACGTCGGCGTCAAGGGCGGCGTGTTTACGACGACGAAAGGGCTGCAGGAGCAGTTCGGGGAGATGCGCGTGATCGATACGCCGCTGGCGGAATCGGCGATCGCCGGCGTGGCGATCGGCGCGGCCATGTACGGCATGAAGCCGATTGCCGAAATGCAGTATTCGGATTTTATGCTGCCGGCCACGAACCAAATTATTAGCGAGGCGGCGAAGATCCGCTACCGTTCCAACAACGACTGGAATTGTCCTGTCGTGGTGCGCGCGCCGATCGGCGGCGGCATTTTTGGCGGGCTGTACCATTCCCAGTGCCCGGAATCGATCTTTTTTGGCACCCCGGGCCTGAAAATCGTCGCCCCTTATTCGGCTTACGATGCCAAGGGCTTGCTGAAAGCGGCGATTCGCGACCCCGATCCCGTGCTGTTCTTTGAGAACAAGAAATGCTACAAGCTGATTAAAGAGGACGTCCCCGAGGACGATTACATCGTGCCGATCGGCCAGGCGAAGGTGCTGCGCGAAGGCACGGACATTACCGTGATCGGCTACAGTCTGCCGCTGCATTTCGCGATGCAGGCCGCCGCGGAGCTGGAGGCGGAGCAGGGCATCAGCGCGCATATCTTGGACTTGCGCACGCTCCAGCCGCTGGACCGCGAGGCGATTATTGCGGCGGCCCGTAAAACCGGCAAAGTGCTGATCGTGCACGAGGACAATAAAACCGGCGGCATCGGCGCCGAGGTGGCGGCGATCGTTTCCGAGGAGTGCCTGTTCGAGCTGGATGCGCCGATTGGGAGATTGTGCGGGCCGGACGTGCCGGCGATGCCGATCAGTCCGCCGATGGAGAAGTTTTTTATGCTTAGCAAGGATAAAGTCAAAGAAGCGATGCTTCAATTGGCGCTTTATTAA
- a CDS encoding dihydrolipoamide acetyltransferase family protein — MPNQKTFTDVALPQLAESLVSATIGKWLKKPGDPVEQYEPICEVITDKVNAEIPSTVDGIMGELLAQEGQEIQVGTVICRIETAAEAAGSTAGDTSLATAGPGSTVAPAPSLAASDGTQRSRYSPAVQTLAAEHGLDLRQIAGTGLGGRVTRKDVLAFIERGGAASAASASAGAAANQPAQPSQQQPAQPGAASAAAAPVEPAPYAAPASPIPAGLNAAVSEPVRNSGLHLTETPRIPTIEVENGDRSEYFIDVTPIRNTIATRMRQSVSEIPHGWMMIEVDVTNLVQLRNKLKDEFKKKEGVNLTYLAFLLKAVVGAIKDYPIMNSVWAVDKIIVKRDINISLAVGTEDSVMTPVIKKADQKNIAGLAREIEELASKVRSGKLKLDDMQGGTFTVNNTGSFGSILTQPIINYPQAAILTFESIVKRPVVINDMIAVRSMANLCLSLDHRILDGVICGRFMQRVKDNMESYSLDTQVY, encoded by the coding sequence ATGCCAAACCAAAAAACGTTTACCGACGTCGCGTTGCCCCAGCTAGCGGAATCGCTCGTTTCCGCGACCATCGGAAAGTGGCTGAAAAAGCCGGGAGATCCGGTCGAGCAATACGAACCGATTTGCGAAGTGATCACGGATAAAGTCAACGCTGAAATTCCGTCGACGGTGGACGGGATTATGGGCGAACTCCTGGCCCAGGAAGGTCAGGAAATCCAGGTGGGAACGGTCATCTGCCGGATCGAGACGGCTGCGGAGGCGGCCGGTTCCACAGCCGGCGATACATCCCTGGCTACCGCCGGACCAGGTTCGACGGTGGCCCCTGCGCCGAGCCTCGCGGCAAGCGACGGTACGCAGCGCAGCCGTTACTCGCCGGCGGTGCAGACGCTGGCGGCCGAACACGGCCTGGATCTGCGCCAGATCGCCGGCACCGGGCTGGGCGGGCGCGTGACCCGCAAGGACGTGCTGGCCTTTATCGAGCGCGGCGGGGCCGCTTCGGCGGCTTCTGCATCCGCGGGAGCAGCGGCCAACCAGCCGGCGCAGCCATCGCAGCAGCAGCCGGCTCAGCCGGGCGCAGCATCTGCGGCAGCGGCACCGGTTGAGCCGGCCCCGTACGCCGCTCCGGCCAGCCCGATCCCGGCCGGACTGAACGCCGCCGTTTCCGAGCCGGTTCGCAATTCCGGCCTGCATTTGACGGAAACGCCGCGTATTCCGACGATCGAAGTGGAGAATGGCGACCGCTCCGAATATTTCATCGACGTGACCCCGATCCGCAACACGATTGCGACGCGGATGCGCCAAAGCGTGTCGGAAATTCCGCACGGCTGGATGATGATCGAGGTGGACGTGACGAACCTCGTGCAGCTCCGTAATAAGCTGAAGGATGAGTTTAAGAAAAAGGAAGGCGTCAATTTAACGTATTTGGCTTTCCTTCTTAAAGCCGTTGTCGGCGCGATCAAGGATTATCCGATCATGAACTCGGTCTGGGCGGTGGACAAAATCATCGTCAAACGGGACATCAATATCTCGCTTGCCGTAGGCACCGAAGATTCCGTCATGACGCCTGTGATCAAAAAAGCCGACCAGAAAAACATCGCCGGCCTTGCCCGGGAAATTGAAGAGCTGGCGTCGAAAGTCCGTTCCGGCAAGCTGAAGCTGGATGATATGCAGGGCGGAACGTTTACCGTGAACAACACGGGGTCCTTTGGTTCTATTTTGACGCAGCCGATCATCAATTATCCGCAGGCCGCTATTCTAACGTTCGAGTCGATCGTCAAAAGACCGGTCGTCATCAACGACATGATCGCCGTACGTTCCATGGCCAACCTTTGTTTGTCCCTTGACCACCGCATCCTGGACGGGGTCATTTGCGGCCGTTTCATGCAGCGGGTGAAGGACAATATGGAAAGCTACTCTTTGGATACTCAGGTATATTAA
- the lipB gene encoding lipoyl(octanoyl) transferase LipB, whose product MNNIPLKVMYYPMMEYGEAWELQKRLVKAIDGEQQQEHLLLLQHPPTYTIGSQRHPEHLLLGPEELKQRGISVFEIDRGGDITYHGPGQLVGYPLLWLEAGQGLNLHGYLRQLEQVIINYLARFGVEGSRKPEYTGVWVGDVKICAIGVKFNKCRHKRGFITSHGFALNVKSGIQEDGFRGIIPCGIQEYGVTSLEDVTGRNFTVEEAARDLVPLFSAVFGRSGAFEPAVNE is encoded by the coding sequence ATGAACAACATTCCCTTGAAAGTAATGTATTATCCGATGATGGAGTACGGGGAAGCGTGGGAACTGCAAAAGCGCTTGGTTAAAGCGATAGACGGAGAACAGCAGCAGGAGCACCTGCTGCTGCTTCAGCATCCGCCGACATATACGATCGGTTCCCAGCGCCACCCCGAGCATTTGCTGCTTGGTCCGGAAGAGCTTAAGCAGCGGGGGATTTCCGTGTTTGAAATCGACCGCGGCGGAGATATTACATACCATGGTCCGGGACAGCTGGTCGGGTATCCGCTGCTCTGGCTGGAAGCCGGCCAGGGCCTTAATTTGCACGGTTATCTGCGCCAGCTGGAGCAGGTGATTATCAATTATTTGGCCCGTTTTGGGGTGGAAGGCAGCAGGAAACCGGAATACACCGGCGTTTGGGTCGGGGATGTCAAAATTTGCGCCATCGGCGTGAAGTTTAATAAATGCCGTCATAAAAGAGGGTTTATTACGAGCCACGGCTTTGCTTTGAATGTGAAGTCGGGCATCCAGGAGGATGGCTTCCGCGGCATCATTCCCTGCGGCATTCAGGAATACGGGGTAACTTCGCTGGAAGACGTCACCGGCCGGAACTTTACCGTTGAAGAGGCTGCGCGCGATCTCGTTCCGCTGTTTTCCGCGGTGTTCGGCCGGTCCGGAGCGTTCGAGCCGGCGGTTAACGAATAA
- the prli42 gene encoding stressosome-associated protein Prli42, with protein sequence MQKKWMRIVVYLMLFAMLASTLLAFLEPLFIR encoded by the coding sequence ATGCAAAAAAAATGGATGAGAATCGTCGTATATTTGATGCTGTTTGCGATGCTGGCTTCCACGCTGCTCGCCTTCCTGGAGCCGCTTTTTATTCGTTAA
- a CDS encoding M20/M25/M40 family metallo-hydrolase — MINETRVIGQFLELVQIDSETKHERLIADYLKNKLSELGLGLVEDGSQAETGHGAGNLIATLAASGSVDAEPFLFSCHMDTVEPGKGIKPVVGEDGWIRSDGTTILGADDKAGLAVLLEVIQVLRERNIPHGKIQFVISAGEESNLRGARALDVKHLDAKFGFALDTNGEVGTICVGAPTLARVEIEIFGKSAHAGVNPEDGISAIQVAGKAIARMNLGRIDDETTANIGKFEGGGPTNVVPDHVKLYGEARSLSQVKVERQLEEMKEAVEAVCREYGAKGNFHSEIMYRGFLISEEETALRIARKAAAALDMSGDTFVSGGGSDANVLNGYGIPTVNLAIGYENIHTTEEKIKADDIVKAAEFALEIVRQSCIV; from the coding sequence ATGATCAACGAAACCAGAGTCATCGGACAGTTTTTGGAGCTCGTGCAAATCGACAGCGAGACCAAACACGAACGCCTTATTGCGGATTATTTGAAAAACAAGTTGTCCGAACTTGGCTTAGGTCTGGTGGAGGACGGCTCGCAAGCCGAGACCGGCCACGGCGCCGGCAATTTGATCGCGACCCTGGCGGCCAGCGGAAGCGTTGACGCCGAGCCGTTCCTGTTCTCCTGCCACATGGATACGGTAGAGCCCGGGAAAGGGATCAAACCGGTCGTCGGCGAAGACGGATGGATCCGCAGCGACGGAACGACGATTTTGGGCGCGGACGACAAAGCCGGTCTGGCCGTACTGCTGGAAGTGATCCAGGTGCTGCGCGAACGGAATATCCCCCACGGAAAAATCCAGTTCGTCATCTCGGCCGGCGAGGAGTCGAACCTGAGAGGGGCAAGGGCGCTCGACGTCAAGCATCTGGACGCCAAATTCGGATTCGCCCTTGATACGAACGGCGAAGTCGGGACGATTTGCGTCGGGGCTCCGACCCTGGCGCGGGTCGAAATCGAAATTTTCGGCAAATCGGCGCATGCCGGGGTCAATCCGGAAGACGGCATCAGCGCGATTCAGGTCGCCGGCAAGGCGATTGCCCGGATGAATCTCGGCCGCATCGATGACGAAACGACGGCCAATATCGGAAAATTTGAAGGCGGCGGCCCGACCAATGTCGTACCGGATCACGTCAAATTGTACGGCGAGGCGCGCAGCCTTTCCCAGGTCAAGGTGGAGCGGCAGTTGGAGGAAATGAAGGAGGCCGTGGAGGCGGTCTGCCGGGAGTACGGAGCCAAAGGGAATTTTCACAGCGAGATCATGTACCGGGGATTCCTCATTTCCGAGGAGGAGACAGCGCTGCGGATTGCCCGGAAGGCGGCGGCAGCGCTGGATATGTCCGGCGATACTTTCGTCTCCGGGGGCGGCAGCGACGCCAACGTGCTGAACGGCTACGGGATTCCGACCGTAAACCTTGCGATCGGTTATGAGAACATTCATACCACCGAGGAAAAAATCAAGGCGGACGATATCGTCAAAGCGGCGGAATTCGCGCTTGAAATCGTCCGGCAGTCCTGCATCGTGTAA
- a CDS encoding NUDIX hydrolase: MAADQLKETTVSTDPVFSGKMISLQVDTVKLPDGTLATREVVKHPGAVAVLAVHEGRLLLVDQYRQAMGRCELEIPAGKLEKGEDPLEAAARELQEETGYTCGKLTHLHSFYTSPGFADEIIHLYWAEELSAGEMAPDADEFLEVHEATLEEALQHIAEGRIADAKTILAVYIWQLRLTWETAVR; encoded by the coding sequence ATGGCAGCTGATCAATTAAAAGAAACGACGGTTTCGACCGATCCGGTATTTTCCGGGAAAATGATCTCTTTGCAAGTCGACACGGTCAAGCTTCCCGACGGTACGCTGGCGACGCGGGAGGTTGTGAAGCATCCCGGGGCCGTTGCGGTGCTGGCGGTCCATGAGGGGCGGCTGCTGCTCGTCGATCAATACCGTCAGGCGATGGGGCGCTGCGAGCTGGAGATTCCGGCAGGCAAGCTGGAAAAGGGAGAAGATCCGCTGGAGGCGGCGGCTAGAGAGCTTCAGGAGGAGACGGGCTATACCTGCGGCAAGCTGACGCATCTGCATTCTTTTTACACGTCCCCGGGGTTCGCGGATGAGATCATCCATCTGTATTGGGCCGAGGAGCTAAGCGCCGGCGAGATGGCCCCGGATGCCGACGAATTTCTCGAAGTCCACGAGGCGACGCTGGAGGAAGCGCTGCAGCATATCGCCGAGGGCCGGATCGCCGATGCGAAGACGATTTTGGCCGTATACATCTGGCAGCTGCGGCTCACTTGGGAAACGGCGGTCCGCTAA
- a CDS encoding endonuclease Q family protein, whose amino-acid sequence MRLETEGLHTVFADLHIHIGRTGRGEPVKISGSRDLTFANIAREAALRKGIGLVGIIDCHSPGVQEDIAQCLERGEMHELAEGGVAYQETTLLLGSELEIREPGMGPAHLLAFFPTFAAIRGFTGWLEKRMKNVMLSSQRVYTPARTLQEEVYARGGMIIPAHIFTPHRSIYGSCAPRMDDVLDTALISAVELGLSADSEMAGLISELDPFTILTNSDAHSLGKIGREYNELLLVAANYREFAKALKQEDGRRVAGNYGLNPRLGKYHRTYCGNCSYIIDEAEAAVERCPYCGSPKLVRGVYDRIRSIADRQAPAVPAHRPPYHYQVPLEFIPGLGPAKLELLLAAFGTEMNILHHVPEAKLAEVAGPELAARIAEARSGRLELAAGGGGIYGKVKKS is encoded by the coding sequence ATGCGGCTGGAAACAGAAGGACTGCACACCGTGTTTGCCGATCTGCACATTCATATTGGCCGGACCGGGCGGGGGGAGCCGGTCAAAATCAGCGGCAGCCGCGATCTGACCTTTGCCAACATTGCGAGGGAAGCCGCCTTGCGCAAAGGGATCGGCCTGGTCGGCATCATCGACTGCCATTCCCCCGGCGTGCAGGAGGACATTGCCCAATGTCTGGAGCGGGGGGAGATGCACGAGTTGGCCGAGGGAGGCGTCGCTTATCAAGAGACGACGCTGCTGCTCGGCAGCGAGCTGGAGATTCGCGAGCCGGGGATGGGGCCGGCGCATTTGCTGGCGTTTTTTCCGACGTTTGCCGCGATTCGCGGGTTTACCGGCTGGCTGGAAAAAAGGATGAAAAACGTCATGTTAAGCTCGCAGCGCGTATACACGCCGGCGCGTACACTGCAGGAAGAGGTGTATGCGCGCGGGGGAATGATCATTCCGGCGCATATTTTTACGCCGCACCGCAGCATTTACGGCAGCTGTGCGCCGCGCATGGACGACGTGCTCGACACGGCGCTGATCAGCGCCGTCGAGCTGGGCCTAAGCGCCGACAGCGAAATGGCCGGGCTGATCAGCGAACTGGATCCGTTTACGATCCTGACCAATTCGGACGCCCATTCACTCGGCAAGATCGGCCGGGAATACAACGAGCTGCTGCTTGTCGCGGCAAATTACCGGGAGTTCGCCAAAGCGCTGAAGCAAGAGGACGGCCGGCGCGTCGCCGGCAATTACGGGCTGAATCCCCGGCTCGGCAAATACCACCGGACATACTGCGGCAACTGCAGCTATATTATCGACGAAGCGGAGGCGGCGGTGGAACGCTGCCCGTATTGCGGCAGCCCGAAGCTGGTGCGCGGCGTATACGACCGGATTCGCTCGATCGCGGACCGTCAGGCGCCCGCTGTTCCGGCGCACCGGCCGCCGTACCACTACCAGGTGCCGCTGGAGTTTATCCCGGGCCTGGGCCCGGCGAAGCTGGAGCTGCTGCTTGCCGCATTCGGCACCGAGATGAACATCCTGCACCATGTCCCGGAAGCGAAGCTCGCCGAAGTCGCCGGGCCGGAACTGGCCGCCCGGATTGCCGAGGCGCGAAGCGGCAGGCTGGAGCTGGCCGCCGGGGGCGGGGGGATTTACGGCAAAGTGAAGAAATCCTGA
- the spoIIM gene encoding stage II sporulation protein M produces the protein MLQPIRHALKDQTPLYVFVAVLFLMGVVFGALMVNALTLEQQQDLSRYFGDFFLSINEGGTEFQPMSYWEVAVLHLKWLGLIWLLGLSVIGLPGILILDFLKGVLIGFTVGCLVGQYTWKGLLFALVSIAPHNLIVIPALLIASVAAVSFSLNIIRSRVLLSRSGNASRPFLSYTGLTLAMAAVLLAVSSFETWVTPAMMAWVTPMISPNAL, from the coding sequence ATGCTTCAACCGATACGCCATGCGCTTAAGGATCAAACCCCGTTGTACGTATTCGTTGCGGTGCTGTTTTTAATGGGCGTCGTGTTCGGAGCGCTGATGGTCAATGCGCTGACGCTGGAGCAGCAGCAGGATTTATCGCGATATTTCGGCGACTTTTTCTTATCGATCAACGAAGGCGGAACGGAGTTTCAGCCGATGTCGTACTGGGAGGTCGCCGTTTTACATTTGAAATGGCTGGGTTTGATATGGCTGCTTGGACTTTCCGTGATCGGTCTTCCGGGGATACTGATTCTCGATTTTTTGAAAGGCGTATTAATCGGCTTTACGGTGGGCTGCCTGGTCGGGCAATACACTTGGAAAGGGCTGCTGTTCGCCCTCGTTTCGATTGCGCCGCATAATCTGATCGTCATCCCCGCTTTGTTGATTGCGAGCGTGGCCGCCGTCAGTTTTTCGCTGAACATCATCCGATCGCGGGTCCTGCTCAGCCGCAGCGGCAACGCATCGCGCCCGTTTCTCTCCTACACCGGCCTGACGCTGGCGATGGCAGCCGTGCTGCTCGCGGTATCTTCGTTCGAAACATGGGTCACCCCCGCGATGATGGCTTGGGTTACTCCTATGATATCGCCGAATGCCTTGTAG
- a CDS encoding Fur family transcriptional regulator — MEAKIEKIKQQLQSHGYKLTPQREATVRVLLENEDDHLSAEDVFMLVKDKAPEIGLATVYRTLELLSELHVVEKINFGDGVARYDLRTDTTKHHHHHLICVQCGAMDEIREDWLGPLEERLEKEFNFTVLDHRLDFQGICHRCKDKNNDPSGTGDTK, encoded by the coding sequence ATGGAAGCAAAGATCGAAAAAATCAAACAACAGCTGCAATCCCACGGTTACAAATTGACGCCCCAGCGGGAAGCCACGGTACGCGTGTTGCTCGAAAACGAAGACGATCATTTAAGCGCGGAAGATGTTTTTATGCTCGTTAAGGATAAAGCGCCGGAAATCGGACTGGCGACCGTATATCGCACATTGGAACTGCTCAGCGAGCTCCATGTTGTCGAGAAGATCAACTTCGGCGACGGGGTGGCCCGGTACGATTTGCGCACGGACACGACAAAACATCACCATCATCACCTGATTTGCGTGCAGTGCGGGGCGATGGACGAAATTCGCGAGGACTGGCTCGGCCCGTTAGAGGAGCGGCTGGAGAAAGAGTTTAATTTTACGGTGTTGGACCACCGCCTGGATTTTCAGGGGATCTGTCACCGGTGTAAAGATAAAAACAACGACCCGTCGGGGACTGGGGATACGAAATAA
- a CDS encoding DUF4227 family protein → MVISLRRWLRSVKYLLLFAALTYTLYRTFGLLEAYMFYEDKYRIPDGSAVKVFHADLPASGERASLADRLKLFYWYGE, encoded by the coding sequence ATGGTGATTTCGCTTCGCCGCTGGCTGCGGTCCGTCAAATATTTGCTCCTGTTTGCGGCGCTCACGTATACTTTGTATAGAACGTTTGGGCTTTTGGAGGCATATATGTTTTACGAGGATAAGTACCGGATTCCGGACGGTTCTGCCGTGAAGGTGTTTCATGCCGATCTTCCCGCCAGCGGGGAGAGGGCGTCATTGGCCGACCGGCTTAAGCTGTTTTATTGGTACGGAGAATGA